Below is a window of Dromiciops gliroides isolate mDroGli1 chromosome 5, mDroGli1.pri, whole genome shotgun sequence DNA.
ccaaaattgataagcaaaagattaagaagcctcttaaccaaataatcaaagcagagtttatttatgagatactatttaaaatttagaatacggggaaataaaatgtacaacctgactgtgttccagGGATgcctgctgcacctggaacttttttaatacaataagggccgttgctgcctcttgccttatggtatgttccactttcactgctcagctactttcttctaactgcAAGCCCCTTTTGCTTTCTCTATCCCCCTgagtctaactttcctctccttactgccaccactgaacctctgtgtttctctctcaccacctCTCCTTCCaatctcctagtgctccagtgtccttctgttctcttaatcttcgatttctccaacctgtaccctgtgctgaccacttctgtgctctctgctgcctcctggtcagtctgtccatctgtctgctctgtcagtctgccctctgccacctttgctgcCCCTCTCCTCCATTCTTCTAATATTGTCAACCTTCTTTAATCTTGTCTGCTGGCCCCTCtgagtctaattcccaggtctatatatattttccttttctccactcaaatctcagggcttttttgcacccccacagaccccaagctaatccgccagccagggctgcggatGGGGCTGGGGGACACTTGAGTATCACGTGCCTCAgtacaggctatgccagagcccggcctggacaagcccgggatctctcggatagatctgctcagggcaaagggagctggggctccctcccagctgtctgacctggcatcttgtacagcccactgggatttttggctcagctgaggcagagggggaggggcaccagcacctcccacacagaaaagaccctaagggcctaaggctttttaatctcagcccaaacatagggtcctcaaatcaaaataaattcccacagtagAAACCGTGCTAAGTTTGAGCCCTTTCTTTCTGGAGACTGTGATATAAGGGAGAATGTGTCCCCAAAATGTTGggggaaatatttgtatttttgttcttgttagaGCCtcaaaataaatatccctttcGAAAAGCTAATTTATATtgtgataaaatgaaaaatgggccATTACACACAGGTGGCCAACAGTGTGGAAATAACTAGTAGAAACTTGAGTCAATGGCATtagagaaagaaaaccccaaactcctTAGGGTACCCCTAGAATTTTGATAGGGAGATATAATCAGCCTGGCTCTGGGATATTGTTACCATAGAATACTTGCTATATTTGAATGAGTTTATTAAAACAGTGGTCTCCTAGTAACCTCCAAATATGCCTTATAAACATAAATAACCAATATGGTAAGAGAATGATGAAGGAGCAATAGCACctaaaaattgttctccagaagtaTTGAAAACAAGTATGCTACCCAGCCCTAACCTTTCTTCTCTCAAACCTTTTGGCCAGAAATGTTAACACTGTACATTAGTGGAAGAACTCCACTAGGGTTCAGCTAAAGTTTGGTTCCTATTCCCTAAAAAGCAtgacatcaggggcagctaggtggcacagtggatagagcaccggccctggagtcaggaatacctaagttcaaatccggcctcagaccttaacacttactagctgtgtgaccctgggcaagtcacttaaccccaattgcctcactaaaaaaaaaaaaaaaggcatgacaTCACTCTGACCCGACCTGGCTTCTACAAATTGGCTGCCCACATCCCCAGAAAGAAGCATTCTGACCACTTCACTGGGGAAGACACCCCCATCCCAGATGTGGAGTAGACAAAGGGAGATGCAGCCTCCCTCTGCTGAATTAAAATTCATCAGGAAGGAACTTCAGCCTCTCAAGTTCCTGcccaacatttgtcaaaagcttgtTTTAGCTTCCATGATAGATGATCCACACAACTTGCTCTCTGTTCATGGAAAGAGTGGAGAATAAACTACTTCAGTCACTAACTCACCCTTTATTGCTTATTccatttaagaaatgacaaataacttATTACATAATGAAAATCTACCACATTAGTAAACAACATCCACACATTGACTGAACAGGATGGGTAAAGGCAATATTTACAGAGGATGGATGCATGGTCAGGTTTAGGAATCAGGGTCAGTGCCTCAGCTTTGTTTCCAAAACAGAGCAAATTCTTCTGAGAAAAGAGCATCAGGCTTATTCAAGCAAGGGACATCTCGAATGGGAACTCTGGATAAAGCATTAGACTTGGAACCTAATGGGAAACAAATGGAAGGTTTGGCCTATGAAATAATGCCAAGGAAAATAAGAGGTCAGTATGTTGGACAGGTCTGTGGAGAGCGCTGAACCTTAGAGGGAAATCCATCGTGCCCATACAGAAAGATAAGTGTCAGGGAGTTAATTTGGGGGCATAGACTAAGGCAGAGATTGGgaggttggtttggtttttaactgtttttactcagtttttctttttcttttttttttttagtgaggcaattggggttaagtgacttgcccaggatcacacagctagtaagtgttaaggtctgaggccggatttgaactcaggtactcctgactccatggctggtgctctatccattgcaccatctagctacccctttaTTCAGTTTTTCAATCCTGTTTTTTCCAAAGCCCATGGAACACAAAGAAAAGAGCCAGATTACCTGTCTTCCAAAGGATGAGTTGAATTTGTAAAGCTCAATGAACCAAAGATATGCATTCAGAATGACCAACTAGGAGGTCACACATACTGAGATGGAGGCCTCCCTCACCTTGAACCTCAGGAGGTTCTAATCCTGAGTTGACAAAAACTACTTGTGAAACAAAATACTTTGGGGTGGAGACCAAGGAAAGAAATATACAACATTGTACAATATACAACATCAGCCTGATTTACCCCCTTCTTTCCAAGAGTTAGGAGAGAGTTGGGTCAAGGAGAGGGAAGGTTTCCCCATGGCCCCTATTGTAATTAGCCCCCTTTAGTCCAGTTTTCTTGGCGGATTTAGGGTTTATCCCATATCCCTGTAGACCCTTAGTTGGTTCTGCTGACGTTTTGTGTTTATCTTCTCGTTTTTCATGGCAATATTAATTGCCCACTTTCCTTCCACTATAATCATCATAGGGGCTTGAACGGGTCTTGGGTCGTGGGATAGAGAAATCCTTTTGAGAGTCCcgattctgaaaaaagaaaaaaaaaagaaatagttactATTAAACTAGTTACAATGATGTTATTAAACCAAGGCAGCTAGGCAGCagtacagtggttagaatgccagacatagagtcaagaagatcttagttcaaatctggcctcagacatttactagacgtatgaccctgggcatgtcatttaatttgtttgcctcagtttcctcatctgtaaaatggggatatgctagcacctacctctcggggttgttgtatggatcaaaggagatcatgaTGGTgacatgcttagcacagtgcctggcacatattaggtgctatgtaaatgttggtgttttcttttttttttattttaaataaaactcaCCCCAgatcttatttgtttatttgttagtttgaggcggcaatgagggttaagtgacttgcccagggtcacaaggctagtaagtgtcaagtgtttgaggccggatttgaactcaggtcttcctgaatccagggccagtgctttatctactgcaccacctagctgccccccaccccagatcTTATTGAAAAAAAGCATATGTAGAACCCTAAGCCCAGGCTCCCTTTCCCCTAGTTTTCCTGTCAATCATAGTCCCAATATCCCATCTGTGCTTTCTGTGCCCCAGTGTCTTAATTAGTATGAGGTGGTTTTGATGCCCTAATGGCCTAGggtgaagaaaggaaaggaaacaatttACCTGTAGCTGAAAATGGGTAGAGTATGGAGCATAGAGTGAGCTGCCAGGGTTTTCAGGgcctgaaagagaaaaaggaaagtcaCATAAAGTTTTATCTGCTGTTATCAAAGCAAATCCTCCTTTGATCTTTgaattgcccctcccccaaggcATTCTTCAAAAACCCTTTTCCAAAATCTCTGACTGCATCTAGTAACAGATGGATACAGTTCTGAGCCTGGGTgtaagtttggcctcagacaaagtagctgtgtgatcctggctaagtcactttacctctgtttgcttcagttttctcatctataaaatgggaagaataataaggtagctttcaaggttgttgtgaggattaaatgagatgataattgtaaaatgcttctCACAGtatctgccacatagtaagcactatgtaaatatcagcAGCAGCATCATAACCACATGATTATCACCATCATCAGCATTATTTTGAGAGTACCAGAAGAGCTTGACGAGTGAATCCCACTCCTGATTTTACCCATTTTTACTTTCCTGGTACATATAACAAAACTATTAGAAGAACAAAGGCAAAGTCATATTTTTGAACTTTTCATCAAAAACCCTAATTTACGTATAACAGGGcaaacagaggttcttaacttgggaaaAGCTACAGAGATGAATACACTACAGTATCGTGTAGCATTTCAATAAAAAATgtaagccaggggcagctagatggcacagtggatagagcaccggccctggagtcaggaggacctgagttcaaatccgacctcagacacttaacacttactagctgtgttaccctgggcaagtcacttaaccccaactgcctcactaaaaaaaaaaaaaaatgtaagccacTCCCCCAAACTTGCCTGCTTATGAACATCTGGGGACCGAGAAAAGTGAGTATTTAagatttcctccctttcctccaaaaGCCCCTCCCTGCACACACACCCTTTTCCTCATTGCCTTTGTCTCATCAGCCTTCCAAGTGAACCAAAATAGCCCTgagaaataaggggggggggagctcGAGGGGCCAGTGTTGTTGCTTCTCAGGGCTGTGGTGTTCTAAAGAACAGAGTGAGAACAGACCCATCTAGTCTGCCCTGAAAGGTCTTAACCTCCAGTCTCAAGGCCATCCACCCATGTAATTAGGTATGATTGTTCTTCATACCCAGGACATCCTAAAACTTCCGTGCTGCCAAGGGCAGGCTCTGGGTATATGAAAAGTTCTATCAGTACATCATCCTTCTCCCAAAAGTTCAGTGATTTGAAATTCTTGTTTCCccctctgttgttgttattgagtcatttcagtcatgacccctTTGAGGGGGGcagttcttggcaaagatactggagtggtttgtcatttccttctccagtccgttttacagatgaggaactgaggcaaacagagttaattgacttgccctgggtcacatagctagtaagtgtctacggtcaaatttgaactcagcaagatgagtcttcctgactccagctcctcGATGTagtcactgcactacctagctgcccctacctactGACAAGATTTATAGtctagttatatatatatatatatatatatatatatatagttctagttaccagctatgtgaccttgattaGTTGCTTCATagccctgcctcccttaaatccaattcacttgcaagtcaagacatcaccttccttgatgtcattggtcttctttgagaacaaaggacaaacaagagtCTGAGCTACCTgtgtctccttatctgtaaattggggctAATAGTACTGTCCTAATATCTCACAGTATTGTTAGGAGGATGAAATAaaacttttccccttctttcacaaATGGGACAAAATAATATGATAGCATAGATgggtaataaaatgaaaaatgctacacAGCtgtgaagtttttaaaaattatgtgtatcaaattgtgtatgtgtataataataatatctgtttTCCTTACTCCATAATGCTGTGGTAAAAGTTCCATGAGATCACATGTTAAAGTTAAAGTGCTACCAAATCTAGAAAGGGTTATTCAAATACAGGGAATCATTATATTGACAGGCAaacatggtagagtggaaagaacactggattaagAATCAAAATAGCTGTTTTTTCTGTTTATTAGCtttgtaactttggacaagtcatttaaattctctgtgcttcagtttcctttatctataaaatgagagagttttaCTAGGTACTACACCTCAATTTCTATTCATCTTTTACCACTCCCTGTGTGAGCACATGGAGCATTACCTTGAGTGATTTCCTCTTGCAAGTAGGCTCTGTTCTCCATACCATAGCTCTGCTTCATGAATTGAGGTTTACAAAAGTTGTCTTCCATAGGGTAGTCCTTTGGGTTACGTTGCTTGGTGAGGAGGATAAACTCAGGCAAAATGTACATTAATAGGAAGACCCAGCCATTGGCAACCAAGGCAGTGCTGAGGATGGTGTCATCCCACTCTGATTCAAAGGATTTGTGAAAAAGCAAAGTAATCCATGCCACCCAGATGGCAATGGACAAAAGCATGGTAATAAAGATGTGTGCACCATGCCGCTTCCAACCAGTAAAGGAGCCACAGAAGGTGGATATAGACATGATGAAAGTGAAAGCCATCAAAAAAAGGACGTAGATCAGCAGCATTACAAAATCTTCATTGAGCCTGGTCTGTGGCATTTGAGCAAAGACATTAGTGTTGTTCCTGTTCATGGTAATGACAACATACTCAACAGCAATGATGTCCTGAACCGAGCTGAAGCCCAAGGCCAAGCCTAGAATCATCAGCAATGAGAGGGGCTTCTTTCCTCGGACCAACTTGGCCAAGGTGAATGAATGAGCTAGTAAGCAAGAGAAGCAGAGAGCAAAGAGGACTCCAAAGAGAAAGAAACGCGTGGGACCAGTCATGTCATTCAGTTTGATGATAAAGGCAAAGGTGAGGCCAAAGAGACCCAACACACCCAGGAGAAAGACAAACTGGGTAGGGAGGACTTTTCTACGATTGGAGTCTTGGACCTTGCAGATGAGAATAAGAAGAGATACCATGAAGGCAACTGAGGTCAAAACTCCAGCTGCTGCCAATGTCTCTAGAACAATCCCCCAAGGATTCTTGATGTCACAAAGGTTAAAGTACGTGGAGTTTAGGCCCAGTTTGCATCCATAAGGGGGGGAAGCCATGATGATTGAAACAGTTGTCCTagacaaaaggagaagaaagaaaggggtaaAACGTTAATAGATTCAGTCATTAGTTACAGAAAACTTAGTTAAATATATGAGGATAATAGAAAGACCTGAGGGTTTCTGTCTCTGATAATAAATCGGACTGATCTATTAAAGTAAACTTCATATGTATCTCTCTCCACCTAATTaaactataaaactatatatgtatatgtgtacatacactaTAAATCAGCTGTTGTCCTAAATCAAAGTAGTCATTCTTTAATCCATTTGGTTCCAAAGTTTAATTTCATGAGCCATTATCTCAGTAAACAACTGGAGTACCAGGAGAGACACAAGAAGGGATTGATATCTAAGGGAGTAGCCCAAAGTCAAAAGAAGTAGTCACCTGGCTACCTTTTCAGCTACTGTTGTTTGCCTACAAAAAGGAACCAGGCATAGTGAATGAAAAACAGATCTCAGAATTAGgcagagctgggttcaagttccgTCTTTGACatatgctggctatgtgaccctggacaagtcatttagcttcttaGTACTCCCGgacaattctttaagactatagaTTACAGAACAATTGACAATCCATGTTGGCAGAGGGAaagtcagtcaattaatcaataaacatttaggaaGCACCTGCTATGAGTCAcgcactgatgatacaaagaagcagcaaaagacaatccctgccttcgtGGAACTTATAATTCAATAACGtcagaggcaacatgcaaacaaatatatacaaagcaagcaaaatacaaggtaaataggaaaggattgagagggaaagaactggaattaagaagagttAAGAAAAGCTTCCAGTAAAAAtgaggttttagttgggacttaaaagagtGTCCTAATTGGGAATGAggaaatcacagatttaaaaaaagaaaagaaaaaagaggtctACCCACactcccaactttttttttttttttgctgcagggcaatgagggttaagtgacttgctcagggtcacacagttagtaagtgttaagtgtctgagactggatttgaactcaggtcctactgaatccagggccggtgctttatcccctgtaccacctagctgccccctactcccaAATCTTTTAAAAGTGATAAACCTGGGGCCAATTTTGTCATACCTTTATGCTCTACAcaacccttttaaaaataatcactgTTAATAAGGATTAAATCATAAATTACTAAGATGTTTTCAGCAATATGTTCTCTAAatttcaggaaaacaatttgattAATAACTTTTCTGGTGCATTTCATTCAGCAAATACTTTGATattttcttcaggaaaaaaatgaaaataaaaatctgaTTGATTTCTATTCTTCCCAACCATTCTCAACCTTTTTTCCAGCTCTGGGTACCTGCCTATGTTGCTGAGGTCCTGTTTCCTATTTTAGATATTTGCCATCCTCCCATTGCTTGGAACTGGCGCTTTCTTTGCCTTTACTTAGATATCTCTACATCTGgccaataatatatatatatatctgagtaCCTGAAGCTTATCCTTAACTCTCTGCCTGTATGGCcaaaggcttttattttttaagatttgtTAGTCGAATCCTCCTAAAACCAACAAATAGTGGAAGGGAGTTTCAGGCTATATACAGTTATAAAGAGTCACAGAGTCAGTCATAGAGAAGGATCACCATAGGGTCCTAGaaatagagttggaagagacttcaaggGTCAGGCAGTCTGACCTCttaattgttgttttgttttgttttgttttcatataaggtattttattttttccgttacatataaagatagttctcaacttttgtttatacaaactttacaatttcagatttttctccctccctctcctccctcccccctcccctagacagcaggtaatctgatataggttatatctatatatctatatctatatacatatatatatctatacacacacatatatatgtccataataacattaatcctgttataagagaaaaaaccagggcagtaatgcaaaagctcaaaatagaaaaaaaaaaacaaaacaacagcacccaaaacaaaagaaatagtatggttcaatcagcatctatactccacagttctttttttttttttacttggatttggagatcctcttctattatgagttccctggaacttttctgtaccattgcattggtgagaatatagtccatcacagtaggtcaacactcaatgttgatgatactgtgtacaatgttcttctggttctgctcatctcattcatcatcagctcacgcaagaccctccaggtttctct
It encodes the following:
- the GPRC5A gene encoding retinoic acid-induced protein 3; its protein translation is MASPPYGCKLGLNSTYFNLCDIKNPWGIVLETLAAAGVLTSVAFMVSLLILICKVQDSNRRKVLPTQFVFLLGVLGLFGLTFAFIIKLNDMTGPTRFFLFGVLFALCFSCLLAHSFTLAKLVRGKKPLSLLMILGLALGFSSVQDIIAVEYVVITMNRNNTNVFAQMPQTRLNEDFVMLLIYVLFLMAFTFIMSISTFCGSFTGWKRHGAHIFITMLLSIAIWVAWITLLFHKSFESEWDDTILSTALVANGWVFLLMYILPEFILLTKQRNPKDYPMEDNFCKPQFMKQSYGMENRAYLQEEITQGPENPGSSLYAPYSTHFQLQNRDSQKDFSIPRPKTRSSPYDDYSGRKVGN